GGGTTTCTCTGAGCTGAGAGGCTGGGGTAGGGATTTTATTTGGCTGTGATGGACACATCCTTCATTTCCAGCTGCATTCAGAGGGTTCTGATCATGCACAATCTGTACATTATCAGGAGACGCAGGAGCAAGGGCTGTGTCTAGATTGGGAGGATGGAGGAAGAAAGGAGCAGTGCTGGCAACGCCACCTCTGCAGTAAGTATCCCTTCTGTCAGGGAACAGCCAGACCAAGGACCCCAGGACCAGTTGCCTCCACCAAGTCCTTAGTTCTGTGTTTTCACAGGTTGTTGGAATGGGAGTTACCAGactttccaaggtgctgagcacctgcaactcacACAGACTAACGTGATATTTGTGAGGGCTCAGCATTTCCAAAGTGCCTATCACTGACTCAACTAGTTGGACTAAAATCTTCGTTCCTGTAAACCTGTTGGAATCATATCATCTGCTGATTTGCTGCAGATGCCCCTATGTACATAGCATGGAATACACATAAGATGAACTAGCATCCAGGGACATGTTTGTAGTGAAATCAAATGGAAGTGATACCAATCCATCATAAAGTGCATATTGCAAGTCAATTGGAATTTGCAGAGTTACAGAGGACCTTTCACAGAggaaagagctctgtgaaagaTAGGACTTCATTAGACCTTCATTATACAAGGGTTCCCTTGTCCATGTGTCTGTGTAAATCTGCCCCTGCAATCCAGGGGAATTTCACTTGCAATTGAAAATCTCATATCAATAAGTCTTGTGCAAATTTATATTCAAACAAACAGGCTTTTGAATGTAagtatctttaatttttttatctgTTACATCCAGTGGGTGATTTAATATTTAATGCATTTTTCTAGAATATACAGTAGATCAACAACTGTAAAGtatgtgtttaaaaatataaattctaaCAACTTGATGAACTTTTAGAAGTTCATTTACTGTTTGATTCTAACATCTACTTGCCTGAAATTATTTGATTTATCCCTGTGCTTCAGAGCCCGAGAAACAGGTTATTTTGTTGTTAAATCTGCATTCTGCTATTGTATTTTCTTGGTGTAACATGCTTTGTTTACAATCTGTTATGAAATTACTACAAAAATGTTTCAAACACAAACATAAAAGTGAGACTGAACCTTTTCCATGTAGTAATGAAAATGCTCTGTGTATCAAAACGTACTGTGGAAACATTAGAAATACCCATCtgacttagtctctaaggtgccacaagtactccttttctttttgcgaatacagcctaacacggctgctactctgaaacccatctgactttaattttttttgctttaagtaAAAACTGTCACAGGAAAATAAGATATAAGCAATTATCTTTTGTAAAAGAGGGGCAACGGACCATCGTTGCAGTGTacagggaattttaaaaaaagatttttttttctatttcaaaaCAAGATAATGGCATTTAATACTAAAATATCTATCTTCTAAATCTTCCCCATGGTAAAAAGTAAGGTAGCAGCTTTTCCACCCAGGAAGCCTGGTTGGTTCAAGTAACTGTACAAACATTTTAAGGGCTTcctatctacatggggaaattattGAGAGAACTATAGTGGTATGATTATACCACTATGGCTATGTTGGTATAACGTCTCATGTAGACACGCTctgttccagaataaaagtgactCTGTTCCAGTATCATTACTCTGCTTTGGAAGTTCTGCTGGCCAGTTTctcccatatagacaagcccttacacttTGCCTTTAATCCACAGGGCTGCCcatccagcacctttcatgagcaaTAATTTACTTCTGCaacttaaacaaataaataaatgtttaactCCATTTGCTTTCTTATTTATTGATCTGTGTCTTGGCTCCTAGGAGAGAAGACCTCTGGCAGAATCCAAAACTCCTTCCAGAATACTTTGGGTCATCTTGTCTGTAATCTTGTTTTTCGCCATTGTTGGCATCAGTGTGGTGGTAATTTTCAGCTTTACCCGTAGGACTACCAAGGTAAGGAATTAATTCATTTATGGTTCCATATACATAGTTCAATTTCCTATGGGAATATTTTGAAATTGATCTTGTGGGCCGGGGAAGAGGGAGCACAGAGGAAACCTTCCAcaaatttttttcttcctctttttacaGTAGATCAAATACAACAAATACACAGCTACTTATAAATATCCGGAAAGTTTTGCCAGTTGCTTGACCTCATGttgtcaaattctgccctcaattaCCCTTGGAGTCAGTAGGATTACATGGTTCAGAATTTTGTCCAAAGGATGCCTTTTACCTTCCTGAGAGCAGACATCCAATTTTTCTTAACTGTTCCTGATATTTTAATCTCTCATAATAAATGCTGCCTCCCAGCAATAACAACATCACTCTCTGTAATCCCAGGGAGAGTCTGGATGGAGGGGAATacaatttttctttcttgtcAAGAATCTGACAGCCAAATGGTCAagggtaaaaaaagaaaaatattgatgTTTGCTCCTAGTTAAGAAATCGAATAAAAACAAGCGTGGCCAATTCCCACTGGTCAGGACCAGATTAAGGAACCGGTGCCATAGGCCTGTGCCAAGAGCCCATCTTTTGGATTCATGTGACTACATCAgaatctgttttctttttgttcttttctttctttgttttttttaaagtacatttcaaGCCCTTTATGCTTACTAATAAGTGTTGAAAACATGATCCAAGCATGACTGTCTCAAGTCGTCCGTgcttgagtctgcagagagcctgaaacaataactctGAGGTATGAACTGCACGACTTAGCTCATGGAGGTGTTAACTCCAAGACCCTTTGCTCTGGAGGCCTTCCCAGCTAAGGTGTCCTTGTGTGACAGAAGGAGGGCAACAGCCCCACCCACCCAAGCAAATGCACCCCAGCTAAAGGGTTTAAGTAATAGGGAGTGCCTGCTGCCCCGCTCTGGGAGAGAGCAGCGCTCTTGTTGTTACTCCTGGGAAGGAAAAAAGGGTCCCGTGCCATGGCCCCTGCTTctctgggaggaggtgggggggtggagcATGTCCTTGTTCCGAGGGCCCTGGTTTGCCTACTCTGCCCTTGCCCCTCATGTAACTCTACTGCAGTCAGTAAGATGAGATCAGGGATTAATCTGCCCCAGTGTCCCTTTTAAGGTGACCTGCCAATAGCAGCCCTCAATAAATGCATTTGAGAAGCCACAGTATCACAGTAGTgtccaagtgggggggggggggtgtttcaaGGAATGATGCACGTAGCCTGGTGTGCTATTTACATCTTGGGGAGAACTCATCTGCAGGGGACGGCTAAATCAAAGGAGTCTGAATATCCCATTTGTTAATAAAGGCAGGTGCTGTTCTCTTCTAAGCAAACAGATTACATGTGTGATTATAACCTCCTGCCACTAGGGTAGCCGTAGAGGGTTGGTGCGCCCACACAGCGAGCAGTGCTGGCGGGGAACAGGTGAGCAGTGAGGCTCCTCCCTTCGGCATCCTCCATTTGACGGAGCTCCTTGGGAGCCTCACTGGGATCCAGCGCTTCCTCTCTGCCAGCGAATACACTGCCCTCTATTAGGGCGAATGTCTGCATGGGTGCCAGGGGCAGCCCTGGTGTAACTATCCCCTGCACTGGCTGTCACGGAGCTGGCCTGGCCTCTGCTCAGCACTCCCACACTGGCTCCATGTTTGCCTCCAGCTGCATGGCTGGGGGCCCCTGCCGGAGACCAGCTCTCGCCCACCCCAGATAGCGCCCAGCATGTGCTCCTGCTCACATGCCCTCGGTTTGAATCTGCCCTCTGGAATCTGCTTGCCCCCTTGTGCTGACAGAGTCTGCATTTGGCTCTGTTCATTGTTAAATAGCTCAGACTAAGAACGTGTGGAAGCGAAGGTCCTGGGAGGTTATTCTCGTAACGAGTGAAAAGCACATGCACGTTCCCTGAAGCAAGTGGCTGAGAACGATTAGAGAGGAAAAGATGCCTCCCTTGGGCCagctgatccccccccccccctcccaggcTCTGTAGCCACAATCCCAACCCGTCACTCCTTGGGGCTGGGAGCGCAGCCTCTGctctcattttgtgtgtgtgtgtgtgctcagccTGTCTTGCAGATTGTGCGGCTAACGTTTCAGAATCACCAGGGCTCCCAGACGAATCAGTCGGCCTTTGTTGACAAGTCCAAGAATACTGTTACTTATCATGTAACTTCGCCAAGTAACCACACAACGGTGGTCTTGTTCGACAGCAAGAATGTGAGTGCAACAGAGCAGGAGGGCTTTGCTTGGTGTTACCATCTCTTTGATTGAAATGGGTGACTTTGCAATTATAAGAGTAAATGTCTCAGAGAAAAGTTTCAACTAATTCGTGCCTGATTGTCGTCGGTTTGAGAGCTAGGTGCAGACAAGGGGGTGGTAGTGATCAGCTGGTTTTTTCTAATGATCCTTTCAGAAGCTTCAGGGAAGCACGTGTTGGCCCTTCGTCCAGGCAGCCTGAGGCAGGAATACATACCGTTTACAGCACTGACTCTGGGATGCGCTGTTCCTCCCTGCACATCAACTGCTTTTACACAAATCCTAGAGCTGAGGTGGCTTTGGAGATGGCTGCTGTGCTATACTGGAAAGCCATTAAATGCGAGACTCTGTCCAAGATGGGGAGCTGTCCAATGTCATTTTAATGACCCCATTTTATCCCCTATCTTCCCCGCATCGCTGACCATGCAACAGGGAAAGGACTCTGCAGCAGATCCTTGAGTGATGGAGACAAAGCGGTCTGAGTAGGTGACCAGGACTTTGGAACTCATGAGTTCTAATGCCAACCTCCGCAGATTCCCATTCATAATCCCAGGGACCCCACCTCCTTTCCTGTTCATCATTGCCCAGTCCCACCTCCCTTCCCAACTGTGATCACATGGCACCCCTATGGCAACTACAGGAATTACTTGCTTGCAAAAGTATCAAAGCCCATTTAGTACTTTCCTTTCTTCTAATGCAATTTAGCAGGTGAAATGAGAACAGCTTGCACACTGTCACCAGCTAGCTCTCTACAGGCAGCTTCCAACTGCTCCTTGGACCACAGTTGGAGAGCTACTGTTGTGTATATACCACTGCAAATTCCCACTGCTGATCCACAGTCAGCGGCTAAtaaatctcccccaccccatttccagGGCTATGCTCATTCCTGTCGAAAGGCAGCCATTCTGGCTGCTGCTTTGAAAAACAATGCAGGACAAAGGGAAGACTTTCTATTAAGTGTTAGCTTAGATAAGCACTGCATACACACATGCTGTGTCAATGAAACATACGCTGTTCTGTGTTATGTTTTGCACAGGGCTATGTCTGCTATAAACTCGCAGATCAAAATGCATGTTACCTGCGGAAGATGGATGATTGGGATCTTGAGAACGTGCAGATATCTTTCAATCTGTCTGAGCACAGGGTGAGCAGTTACATGATTTCTGCACAGGGGAAGCTGAACCGCTGGGGGAGGAATAGACACCAGCTTCCCAAAGGCTCTCTAGAATCTTGTTAAATCCCCATTGCTGGGTGGATTTGTTTTCCTAGTGAACGTTTTTATACATTGAACCAAGGTGATGCAAGTGAAGCTAAACAGAACCACCAGCTCTTCCAGCTGTAAAGGAACTTTTTGGTATTTCCTCATTTTGTACCATTTGTACTTCTAAGATGAGAGCAGAGGGCTATTTTCCTTCAGAGAATAGTGCCACTCGATTCTGCCTTGCACCGGTAGCCAGGTTGGATTGTGACAGAACAGTTCAAATGACACTGGGAGGAAATGGCTGACTGGGTTTATAgtgatttaatattttttgtacaaaacataAGAAGGGGGATGGAAGGGCAAGACAGTGGTGTGCCATGGGATGTGAATAACTGGACTTTAACAAACCCCAGTCGCACTGTACTGGCTTGGCAGATTCTGTTACCTGCTAATAATAATTCTGGGGAAGAAGACACAAAGGTGGTTTTGTTAGCAAATCAACAGTGGAAATAAGTTTTGAGTAATGATGTATAACAAccctctgaacaaaatgttaatgGATTTAATAGAGGGGAAAGCCAGCTTCTATTTCAAGAAGACAGAGGGCCCTATTTTTTGAATGTCAGAAAACAGATGCCAAGCTCTGGGCCAGGCTGTGCTGGATTTCCTTACTGCCTTGATAATGAGGGCTGCTTAATGCAGACTCATCCTTTACTTTCCTTACCCCACTCCCTTGCTGGATAAGGACCATTTAGAATAAACTAACAGAGGAATGAGAGACCCCTGAGAATGTCAACAAAATGCACCCAGGAAAGAGAACCCTTCAGCGGAAGCAGTGTTCTGGGTTCAAGGCCTCTGCAGGGTTGTTAAATGAAACTAAAGAAAGAATGACAGCCCCAGAGGCAGCACCTCTGGTGGTCACAGCAGGAAAACAGCAAGTCTGTCTTGGTTTTAGTCCTGTCTCTGCCAGTCACTGAGTGTGGGGCCTCAAGGTCTTATCTGGATACTCTGGTGAAGGAGAGATTCACACCTGTGTGTGTCAGGTTCCCCACCTGTAAGTAGGGATAGTAAGAGACTTAATTATTGTCTGTGAGGCACTGGCAGATTCTTGGGTGAAAGGGCAAAGGGACATTCTCATGTGGTCTTTGCTGTTAAAGTGACTTTTTCCCACAGGAGGCCTCAGAGTCAACATGGGAGACCTGCATCCAAGCTCCCCTCCCGTGAGGTAGCGTCCTGAGAGGAGGAcaagccctcctgcccccctcagaaggGTTCCACCCATCGCTCATCCTGTCCTTCCTAGCCACAAGTAAAGTTCCTGTGAGAGGGGAGATTCCATAGAGAGGTCCCTGTGCTTGCCACTAGGTTAGGGATTGCTCTTAGAGGGTCTGTGAAATGAAACCAGAGACAAGAAGTCCCTTGGGGACACTTTCTTTCCTGTGATATTCCTTTCAGGTCAATCAGCTGCTGCTTCAGAATAATCAAACCAAGTACTACAGAGAGTTCCTGGGGATCTTGCCGGGGAGACAAGCAAATGCCGGAAGCCTGGGGGAAGCCATCCAAACCCTGTGTGAGCAGACTTTCATCTACTGGGTCAGGAAAGGGGATGGTAAGTTAGAGGAACTACCCTTCAAAGGAGGGGAGCAGTCATTGCTTCTGAACTGAGGATCATGGACCTGGAGAAATAATGGGCAAAGGGGGGTTCAGATATGTCATATGTGGAGACAAGAGATGCTGTAAGTGACATGAGTGCAGGTTATCACTGCTGCTGGCTTGACAGTCCAGGCACATGAAGTGGTCTCTGCCTCCCCAGACAGACATGGAGCTATGCTAGTGCAAACTTCCCCATCCTAGCGTGATAATGAGCATTAACTCTGCTGAGCTGAATCTCCAGGACCATTTGATATTGGCCACTTTGCTCAGACTTTTAACAGTGGGGCCAGCAGCGATGGCTTCTGTAACATGGACAAGGCACTGTCCTAAGATCAAACAACTCATTTCACTAGTCACTGCATGGCTGTTAGATGCTAACAACTTCCAGCCACATCAAGCTGGCTTGGTATTGAATTAGTGAGGAAAGGCTGCATCCTATTTCCCCTGGCTTGAGCCACTCCACATGCCCCAGGTAGAAGAGTGGAATAAAAATCAATAATGACCATCTCAGGGAGCCCCACCTCAATGGCTTTGGCAGTTTAATATTCaccatctcctctcccccctccgaAAGTGATCCAC
The nucleotide sequence above comes from Natator depressus isolate rNatDep1 chromosome 10, rNatDep2.hap1, whole genome shotgun sequence. Encoded proteins:
- the BRICD5 gene encoding LOW QUALITY PROTEIN: BRICHOS domain-containing protein 5 (The sequence of the model RefSeq protein was modified relative to this genomic sequence to represent the inferred CDS: substituted 1 base at 1 genomic stop codon), which gives rise to MSNNLLLQLKQINKCLTPFAFLFIDLCLGSXERRPLAESKTPSRILWVILSVILFFAIVGISVVVIFSFTRRTTKPVLQIVRLTFQNHQGSQTNQSAFVDKSKNTVTYHVTSPSNHTTVVLFDSKNGYVCYKLADQNACYLRKMDDWDLENVQISFNLSEHRVNQLLLQNNQTKYYREFLGILPGRQANAGSLGEAIQTLCEQTFIYWVRKGDGPGKKRLIYLCIDICFPSNICLSVCFYYLPD